The stretch of DNA ATAAAGAAGCCAATTTCTATATCGTTGATGCAAGTAAAGTAGCGGCAGAGTCTAATCTAGGTAAACGCACAAATACGGTATTACAGACATGTTTCTTTGCCATTTCTGGCATTTTACCAAAAGAAGAAGCTATTCAACGAATTAAAGATGCCATTATAAAGTCTTACTCTCATAAAGGAGAAAGCATCGTTAAAATGAACTTTACTGCTGTCGATAATGCGCTTGCAAATCTTGAAAAAGTAGACTATCCCAAAAAAGTAACAAGTGAAAAGCATTTACAAACTGCCATGCACAATGCGCCCGAAGGGTTTATTAAAGAGGTGTTAGAAAAAATTCTTGGAGGATTTGGTGATGAGCTTCCTGTAAGTGCATTTCCGGTTGATGGCACATTCCCTACAGGAACAACCCAATATGAAAAAAGTGGCATTGCAGACAATGTCCCGGTTTGGGACGATGTAGACTTATGTACACAGTGTAATAAATGTGTAGCCATTTGTCCGCATGCAGCTATTAGAGCAAAAGTTGTACGTAATGATGCATTATTAAATGCGCCTGCTTCATTACAATCCGTAGCCGCTAAAGGCAGGCCTTTTGACAAAAATGAAGAATCTTATGTGCTTCAAGTATCTCCGCAAGATTGTACAGGCTGCGATCTATGTGTAGCTGTTTGCCCGGCAATAAGTAAAGAGGACGAGAACTTTAAAGCTATCAATATGCATAAAAAGCTTAAAGTTGAAGCAGAAGAGGACGAGAACTGGGATTATTTTGTTCATTTACCTGATTACAACAGAACGGAATTACAAATTACAAACGTAAAAGGGTCACAATTCTTAGATCCATTATTTGAATTCTCTGGTGCATGTTCTGGTTGCGGTGAAACGCCATACATTAAGCTATTAACTCAATTATATGGAGATAGTATTTTAATAGCAAATGCAACTGGATGCTCATCCATTTATGGTGGTAACTTACCAACAACACCATATAAAACTAATGAGTTTGGCAGAGGTCCTGCTTGGGCTAACTCCCTATTTGAAGATAACGCAGAGTTTGGTTTAGGTATGAAATTAGCGTTAAGTAAGAAACAAGAAATTGCGGTAAGCTTACTTAAGTCTATTGAAAATGAAGTTGGAACAGAATTAGTTGACGCTATTTTAAATAATCCTGAAAAAACGGAGGCTGAGAAAGCAGAAAATTTCAAAAATCTTGATAAGTTAAAAATTAAACTTGCAAATATCAATACTAAAAATGCTAAAAAACTTTCCCAACTTACTGAATATCTACGTAAAAAATCTGTATGGATTTTAGGAGGCGATGGCTGGGCTTATGATATAGGTTATGGAGGTGTAGATCACATTTTAGCCTCAGGAGAGAACATTAATATTATGGTATTAGACACCGAGGTTTACTCTAATACTGGAGGTCAAACTTCAAAAGCGACTCCTTTAGGTGCCAGTGCAAAATTCTCCGTATCGGGTAAACGAACTAGTAAGAAAAGTTTAGCGCTTCAAGCTGTTTCTTATGAAAATGTTTATGTTGCTCAAATTGCAATTGGAGCTAAAGACCTTCAAACGCTTAAAGCTATTGAAGAAGCCGAAGCTTACCCCGGACCATCAATTATAATTGCATATTCACATTGTGGCGAACATGGTTATGATCTTGCAGATGGAGCTTTACAGCAAGAAAAAGCAGTAAAAAGTGGTTATTGGCCATTATTTAGATTTGACCCGTCTAAACCAAAAGGTAAGAAGTTTAAATTAGATTCTAAAGCGCCTTCAATACCTCTTAAAGACTTTATGTATAACGAAACGCGTTTTTCAAGAGTTGTTAAAGACGATGCCGAACTTGGAGCCAGGCTTTTGAAACGAGCTCAAACGGAAGTTAATTCAAAATGGGAACGATTAGAACTGTACAGAGATATGTAAATATATCCTGATGCCTTAATACCAAATTGGTATAAATAATATTCTCTATGCCCACATAGAGAACACATAATACTTGGTATTACTAACAATAAATATATTTATTATGAAAAATGAAGCCAGCAAGTATTTTTTAAATGCTGCTCAAAAATTGAATCAGGCTAATAAAGAGCTTTTCAAACCTGAAGAAGATGTTGTAGCATATTTGGTTTGCAAAAATTCTCAATACGCTATTGAGAATTATTTAAAAGGTTATCTTATAAAAAGCGGTATTGACACAAGCAGTTTCAAAACAATAAATAGTCTTTATGAGCAATGCGTAAAAGTTAATAAAAAATTTGAAAAAGTTGACTTATCAGATTTTGAATGTAAATCACATGACCTTGACAGTGCTTATTGCAATAAAGTATCAAAAGTAAGTGCTTGCTTCGATATAGCTGATAGCTTAGACACGTTTCTTAAGAGAGAAAAAATTATTTAAAATTTATTCAATATTTATAACCTGCTCTATTTGTGGTGCATATTTTTTTATGGTCATTTCAACACCAGATTTTAGTGTCATTTGATTAACACTGCAGCCCACACACGCCCCCATTAATTGAACTTTAACTAGAGTATCGTTTTCTTCTATAGACAATAAAGAGATATCACCCCCATCACTTTGTAAAAATGGACGAATCTCCTCTAAGGCTTTCTCAACATTTACTTTAAGTTCTTCTGAAGTCATCTGTTATTTTTTAACTGCTGAACACCCAGCCATTGTTGTTATTTTTATTGCTTCCGTAGGAGGCAAATCATCATTTCGTCTCACTACTTCTTCAACAATATTTTGTGTTAACTTCTCAAATGCTTTTTCTAGAGGTGTTGCCGTTTGCAATGCCGCTGGACGGCCAATATCACCTGCTTCCCTTATACTTTGTACTAAGGGTAGCTCTCCTAAAAAACGCACTTTTAAGTCCTCTGCCAAATTTTTAGCTCCTTCTTTTCCGAAAATAAAGTATTTATTATCAGGTAACTCTTCAGGTGTAAAATATGCCATATTTTCCAAAATTCCTAATACAGGCACATTAATGCTTTCTTGTTGAAACATAGCAACCCCTTTTTTAGCATCTGCCAATGCTACATTTTGAGGCGTACTTACTACAACCGCTCCTGTAATTGGAAGTGATTGCATGATACTTAGATGAATATCACCAGTTCCTGGAGGTAAATCCAGAAGCAAGAAGTCTAACGCTCCCCAATGCGCATCAAAAATCATTTGATTTAATGCTTTTGCAGCCATAGGTCCTCTCCAAACGACAGCTTGGTTAGGTTGCGTAAAAAACCCAATAGACAATACTTTAACACCGTAATTCTCTACAGGTTTCATTTTAGATTTTCCATCAATATTTACTGCTAAAGGTCTTTCGG from Flavivirga spongiicola encodes:
- a CDS encoding Mrp/NBP35 family ATP-binding protein, with the protein product MKLNKQDILKALESITVPGEGQNMVESGAVTNVITFGDEVIVDITIKNPSLQAKKRTEVDILKTIHEQVYEKAKITVNVKVEAPEKPKANVIKGNPIPGIKNIVAVASGKGGVGKSTVTANIAVTLAKMGFKVGVLDADIYGPSIPIMFDVEAERPLAVNIDGKSKMKPVENYGVKVLSIGFFTQPNQAVVWRGPMAAKALNQMIFDAHWGALDFLLLDLPPGTGDIHLSIMQSLPITGAVVVSTPQNVALADAKKGVAMFQQESINVPVLGILENMAYFTPEELPDNKYFIFGKEGAKNLAEDLKVRFLGELPLVQSIREAGDIGRPAALQTATPLEKAFEKLTQNIVEEVVRRNDDLPPTEAIKITTMAGCSAVKK
- the nifJ gene encoding pyruvate:ferredoxin (flavodoxin) oxidoreductase; the encoded protein is MENNIPKLICDANEAVARIAHKTNEVCAIYPITPASPMGEHVDVFSSKGEKNIWDNIPRIVEMQSEGGAAGAVHGSLQAGALTTTFTASQGLLLMIPNMYKMAGELLPSVIHVAARTVATHALSIFGDHSDVMAARQTGFSMLFGGSVQEAHDFALISQVATLKSRVPFLNIFDGFRTSHEISKIDSITDDVITAMMPEDKILEHKKRSLDPDHPVIRGTSQNPDVFFQAREASNIFYEKVPGIVEATMNEFYKHTGRRYSLFYYEGHPEAERVIILMGSGEGAARETVEAMVQHGEKVGVLFVRLFRPFSIKHFVNELPKAVKKIAVLDRTKEPGSVGEPLYQDVITALNESDRDMPIVVGGRYGLSSKEFTPQMVKGIYDELLDDKPKNHFTVGINDDITFTSLPIDESFTIESSTINCMFYGLGSDGTVGANKNSIKIIGNTTDNFVQGYFVYDSKKAGAQTISHLRFGPKPIYSSYLINKADFIASHQFNFIEKYNMVADLKHRGTFLLNAPYSKDDIWDHLPKKTQKEIIDKEANFYIVDASKVAAESNLGKRTNTVLQTCFFAISGILPKEEAIQRIKDAIIKSYSHKGESIVKMNFTAVDNALANLEKVDYPKKVTSEKHLQTAMHNAPEGFIKEVLEKILGGFGDELPVSAFPVDGTFPTGTTQYEKSGIADNVPVWDDVDLCTQCNKCVAICPHAAIRAKVVRNDALLNAPASLQSVAAKGRPFDKNEESYVLQVSPQDCTGCDLCVAVCPAISKEDENFKAINMHKKLKVEAEEDENWDYFVHLPDYNRTELQITNVKGSQFLDPLFEFSGACSGCGETPYIKLLTQLYGDSILIANATGCSSIYGGNLPTTPYKTNEFGRGPAWANSLFEDNAEFGLGMKLALSKKQEIAVSLLKSIENEVGTELVDAILNNPEKTEAEKAENFKNLDKLKIKLANINTKNAKKLSQLTEYLRKKSVWILGGDGWAYDIGYGGVDHILASGENINIMVLDTEVYSNTGGQTSKATPLGASAKFSVSGKRTSKKSLALQAVSYENVYVAQIAIGAKDLQTLKAIEEAEAYPGPSIIIAYSHCGEHGYDLADGALQQEKAVKSGYWPLFRFDPSKPKGKKFKLDSKAPSIPLKDFMYNETRFSRVVKDDAELGARLLKRAQTEVNSKWERLELYRDM
- a CDS encoding HEPN domain-containing protein produces the protein MKNEASKYFLNAAQKLNQANKELFKPEEDVVAYLVCKNSQYAIENYLKGYLIKSGIDTSSFKTINSLYEQCVKVNKKFEKVDLSDFECKSHDLDSAYCNKVSKVSACFDIADSLDTFLKREKII
- a CDS encoding NifU family protein; the protein is MTSEELKVNVEKALEEIRPFLQSDGGDISLLSIEENDTLVKVQLMGACVGCSVNQMTLKSGVEMTIKKYAPQIEQVINIE